In Hippoglossus hippoglossus isolate fHipHip1 chromosome 19, fHipHip1.pri, whole genome shotgun sequence, the DNA window GGTCCACCACCGCCGACTGTTTGATCACAAGTCCAGTCGGATCTTGAACCGAGATCCTCACAATCTGTGGAGGCTGCATGAAAAACACTCTGGGATTATTGCAGGCAGCCAAGTGTGGGACAATGTGCGAGTTACGGTGAGGGGGGGGATCAAACCTGAGAGCGGGGTTGCGACAGCCCGAGGTGCCCCGTCAAACCAAGGGCGATGACCAGCAAGAGCAGAGAGGCTGAGAGGCTGACCCAGAATGCCTTGTGTGGGAAATGGGACTGGGGGGCTGCAGGTGGAGCCCCATCCTGAAGAGACGGGAGCACACATAAGAACTAAAGCCAAGCTCTTTAAAAGAGAGTTCACAGGATGTAAACATTCAACTGTAACAGGAAAATTGAACAATATTCTTTTGAAAGCTACGGTCTTGCAGCCAAATTGTGTCCCAAACGGACTCCTTGACCCCCTCACATGCAGTTGAATTCAGAGCCGTGTTCCTACCGTGCACTGTGCTTCCTCCAAACGGTTTTCCGATCGTTTCCAACACGTCACCATCCTGTGTCCCTTGACGGCTCCTCACTCCCTTCTTGCGGCTATCGACATGGAGCTGCGGTCATGACCAGCGCCGACTGAGACTCCGTTCACCTGGTCAGCTCCTCTTTGTCAGACCTCCCACCTTTTTcttcccccaccaccaccaccacctcctcttcctccacctcctcctctacctctccaAACAGTCccttcacacaaaaaaactctGAATCCACTTTTGTCTTCCTGCAATTTCctcatattttttttcctccgtcTTTCCTGCCCGATATGACTTAATGTGCCTCTTTAACATCATCCATCCTTTCATTGACTCTTATTCTTAACATGCACTTACATGAAAGGAGTTGGCCGCCCGCCCCCCGGGGCCGCACAATGGACAAAGGGGAAAGTCTCTCTCATCAGGTGAGAGTTgatatgctgctgctgcaatcCAGCCGATGACAAGCCCCAAGGTGACTTTAAGCACAGGGTTTAGAGGCAAGTGAGCCGTGCTCACTTTGAACAGAGAGCAGAGATTGATGCAGTGAGGAcagattatgttttattacagaCTTGAGCAAAGGTTTCAGTGAAGGCAGGAGGAACAGAGAGTGGatggaaaaaataaaggaaGACGGATGAtcttaaatatttcaacaataaCTTGACAGACAAAAATAACAGGACTGGATGTCATTTCACTATTCCATGAGTGTAAAAGCAGATATTAGCACAATCTGTTGAGGTGTTGAAATACACAAAGCTCAAGTCATAAAGGGTCAGTGCGTTTTAGTCCCATTCTCTGCCTGCACACGTGTCACCGAACTACTGAAACTGTGGGTTGGCTTATTTCCCTTCTTAAGATTGACATGGTGTTGCTTAAGGCGAGATTGCACCACACACAGGATCAGGGCTGTTAAAGTACACTCGCCTCTCTTCTTACCAAAAATAAAGGAACCAACACTATATACTCTTCTATTTAACACTTAAAAATTGCATTGAAACAATACTGGaagtcatgttttcatgttatatATATCCTTTACGTATATAATGTAAAACGGTTTAGTAAACGACAAAACTGCTGACGAAATCTGGGTAGCCGCTCTAGAGTCTTTTTTTTGGTCTCCTCTGTCACACAACAGTCGTGACTTTGTTATAGCGATTTTCTGAATCTTAAGCCACTTTTAAACATGAACTCAGGAGATGTTCGGAATATTAAGTCTGCATATTTATCAAGGTTTTGCCGTTCACCTAcgaagaacgcagcaggaaaacaacaacaaaatgaaatgtccggaacattcagaCGAAGGGGGAGGGGCGTGGGCGTAGAATATCCTGTTAAAAGCTCTTCACTCTCATCTTCCACATCTTCAACATGCACACTTGCTCGCTGGGAattttactggatattttcctgctgcattctcaaATAGACTCTGACGTTTGCGTTCTCACGTACAGCCTCTGCGCAAAATcccaggaaaatatccagacttCAGCAccagtctgaaagcagctttagtgacaATGGATCCTGGTGTGTGACAGGCTACCCAGGTTTGCAGCAGCTAGGCCATCACGTAGCTACTCTTCAGTCTCGACCGACCAGCGGAGCTCTCATCCCTGCAGAGCTGGGAGGAGATCTGCGATGCTCTCCACGTAATAATCCGGCACCATCCCCTGCCTCTCCGCACAACCGCTCTTCTGGTGGACCTCGGCCTCAGCCACCGTGCTGACCCCcgtgagggtgaggagggtcTTCAGGCCGCAGTTGGAGCCCAGCATGATATCCGTGTCTAGGCGGTCGCCCACCATCAGGCAGCGGTCGCGGTCCACGCTGAACTGGGAGGCCACACAGTCGAACATGAAGTGGTTGGGTTTGCCCACAGTCTGGGCCTGGCGCTGGGCGGCGGTCTCGACGGCCTGGAGCAGGCAGCCTGTACCTGAGGGGGAGGAGCGAGGGTCAGGAGGTGATGTGACCTTTTGCTTCATGCAACTACTGCAAAAgccaacacaacaaaaactacGATATGACGACATTTAGTCCCTGCTATTTGGTTTTCTctttcaaatacacacataaattTGGCCAAATGCAGCCCATGTCCTCAACATGATGGTTGCATCCACATCTGCAATAAAAAACTGTGCAATGTTGCAATGTAGGAACTGATGACATAACATTTATACGTCAGCAGTTTTCTGCACGAGTCCCGTGGAAACATTTCCGGGgccttttttttcaatttgcagcacatttctatatttgcatgtgttgtcaCTTTTTGCCGACCATGCGTCAGCAAacttttcttaatttgcacgcgttgttttttctatttgcatgtgtttgcatgtgcttgGCCAGCCTagtgtacgatttaggtgaaatttatctattggcagatattgaacataaaataatcctagctatgttttcactagtgtgtaataatctaaattgtacgaattgtggttttctttaccctagaaccggccctttacatttaaatacattatattcacatcaggagcaggtcctctctacggacgccgccatgttttttttacagtggtccaaactgaacaaactaaacaccttttgagtttctatgacaactgaaggttaccacaggttctctgtcatgtttgggaggggagggtgaggtgagaggtattcagctgcaacaagcaacttcaccactagatgtcactaaaatatacacactgaacctttaactagtaaaagtaagtaaatctaaatattatattatatgttagatagatagatagacttCTATCGATCACAGAACCGCTGTATTGGGATATTATCGTTATTGTGAGTCGTGTATCTAACCTACCTCTTCCCTGAACTAAACTAAATGGATCTCTCATATTTGACAGAAGAGAAGTTGTGTGTGAGTTCGAATCCTACCTGGGACTGCCTTGCCTCCCTCCAGGGGCAGCCTGGAGTCCCTGTTGGTCCCCACGAACAGACAGTCCTTCTGGCTCAGGTACTGCAGGGCTCGGTTCAGCTTCATGTAGCTGAAGTGCTCGTCGAAGCCGACCACCACCGCCCTCACCTCGGGGTCCAGGGGCACGCTGGCCCAGTCGGCCGGCTTCCCGGCGACGTGGTCCGGTCCCACCCCGGTCTGCTGGATCCCCAcggcctccagctcctgctccatGGCCCGGCTGCCGATCAGGTAGACCTTCCCCCGGAGCTCGCACACCGTCCGCAGGTACACGGCGGAGCAGTACGCGGTGCCGaacacctcctcctcccgcaCTTCGAAGCCCAGCTTGGACATCTTGTCCGCGTACATCCTGCGGGtcttgctgctgttgttggtgACGAAGACGACCGTCTTGCCGCGCTCCTTCAGCAGGTGGATGACCTCGGCGGCTCCGGGGACGGCCTGCTCCCCGCGCCAGATCACCCCGTCGCAGTCGAACAGGACGCTGTCCACCGAGTCCAGCAGCTGCTTCCCCAGCGACCCGGTCAGCCGAGTGCATTTGGCCGCAGACATGACGGAGGAAGGACGGCGGTGGAATcaatgaaaaagaacaaatgtcAACTTCCTCCAACTACCGTGCGAAGTCACGGGAGTTAGCGGCTGTCAGGCAGTTCAGCGGCAGCGCGTGTGGACACGTCGAGGTTCGTCTTTGAGGAGGTGAACTACAAACCCAGGACACCGGTTTGGTTTGAGGAGGGGAGCTGACATGAACCGGATTGGAGCTCTGACCTTCTACACACAACTTACATCAGATCTGTGTTCACTTCCGCACCGGCTTAAAGGGACAGGATCCCAGTGTCAGTCATGTGACAGGGCTGCAGCTAGGATCTTCAGGAACCTTAGTATCGAATTGCAGGGGCCTCAGACAAAAGGGACGGGGGGACGGGGAATCAGATTTGTGATTTCAGATCATGTGACCCAGATCTGATTGTTTAATGACAGGGAATCTGATCTTTTCAAATCAGCTTTGGGCCACATGGTTATAAATCAGATACagattggattttttttttttatgtgactTCAGTTACGTCACTCTACTGTACATCGACATTCCTCATAATTTTGTGCAGGCGAAGGGGCGGGTGGGAGACATGGAGGTAGCTACAACGGAGGTAGTCAATCGAGGGACAGTGAGGTTTTAGACCTGAAACGTCGGTACAAGCAAAACTTGAGGCGTTGTGTCGTAACTGAGAAAATACCGTCCAAGAATTAATTGCAATATTTAAGCGAGTCAACATCGTAGTAGCACCTGGACAGAgctaacagctgttttattatcTTGACACAGACCTGAATTGACGTATGATTGTCTGAGctcctgatttcttctctgtcacatctgtcgAGTCAACTGAAGCTCACTGAACTcattcacaacatcatcatcacaactacatacatatataaaagtCATTTTAATCTCCCAATTGAGGAATCCACAAAACATGATTTTCTCCACTTATATTGATTTataaaacagatataaaaaTGGTTGTTATAATAAAGTGCACAAGATCAATAAATGATGATTATGATTCCATTTAACATAACTTAAATTCATAAGTCATCAAgggttttaattaaatgttttcattaaataatcatatttttcaaaTCCCTAATCacccaacaaaaaaaatacaactgtaTCTAAAGTATGACATTCACAGAGAACTAATAACATGTAATGTTACTTGCTCCAGCTTAAGAAGCACTTATGCTTTGAATGATAGCAGCCATAAGAATAAAAAAGGGATTCAATAAGGTGTCTTAAATCTGCAGCTGGAACATTATATTCAAAGACAATGATCTGACATGACGAGGATAACTTTTTTGTCTGGAGCACAGCTTTTCAATTCACTACATTTCATGGGAGATAGACACCAGAGCTCATACAGATATCACAAATGTAAACTTTATTACTCCAGTCAGACAGTAAACCCCAAGGGGGCGTACAGTAAATGCAGCATAACAAAACAAGGGGCAGTGTCtcttttcagttgtgttttttctgaacAGGTTGCGGTGGGTAGAAAATCTCCACCAGGTTTCCGAGAAGCCCTCGGCTGTAGAAGTATCTT includes these proteins:
- the pgp gene encoding glycerol-3-phosphate phosphatase, which codes for MSAAKCTRLTGSLGKQLLDSVDSVLFDCDGVIWRGEQAVPGAAEVIHLLKERGKTVVFVTNNSSKTRRMYADKMSKLGFEVREEEVFGTAYCSAVYLRTVCELRGKVYLIGSRAMEQELEAVGIQQTGVGPDHVAGKPADWASVPLDPEVRAVVVGFDEHFSYMKLNRALQYLSQKDCLFVGTNRDSRLPLEGGKAVPGTGCLLQAVETAAQRQAQTVGKPNHFMFDCVASQFSVDRDRCLMVGDRLDTDIMLGSNCGLKTLLTLTGVSTVAEAEVHQKSGCAERQGMVPDYYVESIADLLPALQG